From Catenulispora sp. MAP5-51, one genomic window encodes:
- a CDS encoding N-acetylmuramoyl-L-alanine amidase, producing MLRRDTRRPRRRLAGVLLAAAALLTYGLSGAPAQAGTQSGSVTAAFASASHTYGVPQQVLESVCYLEGRLGAHGGQASVDGGYGCMNLVKNDKADTLDQAAKLTGLSVSALQHDTAANIRGGAAVLRAEALVLAPKLPATLAGWYAPIAAYSHASSRSVAGMYADAAYQLIQGGFSGTADDGSQVTLAPQAVTPDKSTLGSVPLAPAALPSGCAQDSNVDYPSAIDCVVPTSYDCNVVSGACTYQSSNRPTSYALYDVTIHDIEGTAADAISTFQDINSGVSVHYVIDSDGTVYQTLREKDIAYHAGNFWYNEHAVGIEHAGIDATGYQWYNATEYLASAKLTAYLLNKYNIPLDHAHINSHGTTPSPTTGTSPNHVDPGKYWLWDYYFGLIHSLGVAYPTGNTPAAGLFRVNPSSDQRPLGANGTETTANNSFFTLYTGPSTKDAVIPGAPGSDPTDETTNVETQMPYYSLASQPDQAGTGMTMYEIWYGENDQLSNSTPSYYADAKKAWLAVPAGSAVPVHSYVVSLKPTTKNATIGIYGRPTTSSADIIGSAPSGSEWAAPKSVFEDGTQNLWFGIDYNHREAWVPSSEVTVVAWY from the coding sequence ATGTTGAGACGGGATACGCGCAGACCCCGCAGGCGCCTGGCCGGCGTGCTGCTGGCCGCGGCCGCACTGCTCACCTACGGCCTCAGCGGTGCTCCGGCCCAGGCCGGCACGCAATCCGGCAGCGTCACGGCGGCGTTCGCCAGCGCCTCGCACACGTACGGCGTGCCGCAGCAGGTGCTGGAATCGGTGTGCTACCTGGAGGGCCGGCTCGGCGCCCACGGCGGCCAGGCCAGCGTCGACGGCGGCTACGGCTGTATGAACCTGGTGAAGAACGACAAGGCCGACACCCTCGACCAGGCCGCGAAGCTGACCGGGCTGAGCGTGTCCGCCTTGCAGCACGACACCGCGGCCAACATCCGCGGCGGCGCGGCGGTGCTGCGCGCCGAGGCGCTCGTGCTCGCGCCGAAGCTGCCGGCCACGCTGGCCGGCTGGTACGCGCCGATCGCCGCCTACAGCCACGCCTCCTCGCGCTCGGTCGCCGGGATGTACGCCGACGCCGCGTACCAGCTGATCCAGGGCGGCTTCAGCGGCACGGCCGACGACGGCTCGCAGGTCACCCTGGCGCCGCAGGCGGTCACGCCCGACAAGTCCACGCTCGGCTCGGTGCCGCTGGCCCCGGCCGCGCTGCCGAGCGGCTGCGCGCAGGACAGCAACGTCGACTACCCCTCGGCGATCGACTGCGTGGTGCCGACGAGCTATGACTGCAACGTCGTCAGCGGGGCGTGCACGTACCAGAGCTCGAACCGGCCGACCAGCTACGCCCTGTACGACGTGACCATCCACGACATCGAGGGCACCGCGGCCGACGCGATCAGCACGTTCCAGGACATCAACAGCGGTGTCAGCGTGCACTACGTCATCGACAGCGACGGCACGGTCTACCAGACGCTCAGAGAGAAGGACATCGCCTACCACGCGGGGAACTTCTGGTACAACGAGCACGCCGTCGGCATCGAGCACGCGGGCATCGACGCGACCGGCTACCAGTGGTACAACGCCACCGAGTACCTGGCCTCGGCCAAGCTCACCGCGTACCTGCTGAACAAGTACAACATCCCGCTGGACCACGCCCACATCAACTCGCACGGCACCACGCCCTCGCCGACCACCGGCACCTCGCCGAACCACGTCGACCCGGGCAAGTACTGGCTGTGGGACTACTACTTCGGCCTGATCCACTCCCTGGGCGTCGCCTACCCCACCGGCAACACCCCGGCCGCCGGCCTGTTCCGGGTCAACCCCAGCAGCGACCAGAGGCCGCTGGGCGCGAACGGGACCGAGACGACAGCGAACAACAGCTTCTTCACCCTCTACACCGGTCCCAGTACGAAGGACGCGGTCATCCCGGGCGCACCGGGCTCCGATCCCACGGACGAGACCACCAACGTCGAGACCCAGATGCCGTACTACTCCCTGGCCTCCCAGCCCGACCAGGCCGGGACCGGGATGACCATGTACGAGATCTGGTACGGCGAGAACGACCAGCTGTCCAACTCCACGCCGAGCTACTACGCCGACGCCAAGAAGGCGTGGCTGGCGGTCCCGGCCGGCTCCGCGGTCCCGGTGCACTCCTACGTGGTGAGCCTGAAGCCGACGACGAAGAACGCGACGATCGGCATCTACGGCCGGCCGACCACGAGCTCGGCGGACATCATCGGGTCGGCGCCGAGCGGCTCGGAGTGGGCCGCCCCGAAGTCGGTGTTCGAGGACGGCACGCAGAACCTGTGGTTCGGCATCGACTACAACCACCGGGAGGCGTGGGTGCCGAGCTCGGAGGTGACGGTCGTCGCCTGGTACTGA
- a CDS encoding helix-turn-helix domain-containing protein: MSGRGFRPPDPATTAHRAYRLLARGRPAAAEPAADPVAGPIADLAADPVAAVASGLDVPEDQARAGMEWLGERRLLAPDGGGVALPEQAVLDVLAQASGGLGRMAEEVERWRSTVSDLADLVCVHRERPSGAPTGFESERVDVLRFTDRAALRRWLDDRALLNRRDAVAMHPALAPNDVLRESLKVDLGLLKRGVGFRMLVSRTAARRPGAAAYLSALEKGGGQVRVADAIPLRLLVLDGSVVVTPGPDGEPPCDVVIRSDVVGRCLLAAFDHLWVGAEKYATFVGAGGDRDEELTAVHVRLLRALATGAKDEAIARQLGCSERTLRRLVAQTLEALGVRSRFAAGAKAAQLGLLD; the protein is encoded by the coding sequence GTGTCAGGACGTGGATTTCGCCCTCCCGACCCGGCTACCACCGCGCACCGTGCCTACCGGCTGCTGGCCCGGGGACGGCCCGCCGCGGCCGAACCGGCGGCCGATCCCGTGGCCGGTCCGATAGCCGATCTCGCAGCCGATCCCGTCGCCGCCGTCGCCTCCGGGCTCGACGTTCCCGAGGACCAGGCGCGCGCCGGCATGGAGTGGCTGGGCGAGCGCCGGCTGCTGGCCCCCGACGGCGGCGGGGTCGCGCTGCCGGAGCAGGCGGTGCTGGACGTGCTGGCCCAGGCCAGCGGCGGGCTGGGGCGGATGGCCGAGGAGGTCGAGCGCTGGCGCTCCACCGTCTCGGACCTGGCCGACCTGGTCTGTGTTCACCGCGAACGGCCATCCGGGGCGCCCACCGGGTTCGAGTCCGAGCGGGTGGACGTCCTGCGCTTCACCGACCGCGCGGCGCTGCGGCGCTGGCTGGACGACCGCGCGCTGCTCAACCGCCGCGACGCGGTGGCGATGCATCCCGCGCTGGCCCCGAACGACGTGCTGCGCGAGAGCCTGAAGGTGGACCTGGGCCTGCTCAAGCGCGGCGTGGGATTCCGGATGCTGGTGTCCAGGACCGCCGCGCGGCGGCCCGGCGCCGCGGCCTATCTCAGCGCCCTGGAGAAGGGCGGCGGGCAGGTGCGCGTCGCCGACGCGATCCCGCTGCGGCTGCTAGTGCTCGACGGCTCGGTGGTGGTCACCCCCGGCCCGGACGGGGAGCCGCCGTGCGACGTGGTGATCCGCAGCGACGTGGTCGGCCGCTGTCTGCTGGCGGCGTTCGACCACCTGTGGGTCGGCGCGGAGAAGTACGCGACGTTCGTCGGCGCGGGCGGCGACCGGGACGAGGAGCTGACGGCGGTGCACGTCAGGCTGCTGCGGGCGCTGGCGACCGGGGCCAAGGACGAGGCCATAGCGCGCCAGCTGGGGTGTTCGGAGCGCACGCTGCGCCGGCTGGTGGCCCAGACGCTGGAGGCGCTCGGGGTGCGCAGCCGGTTCGCGGCCGGGGCGAAGGCCGCGCAGCTGGGGCTGTTGGACTGA
- a CDS encoding TetR/AcrR family transcriptional regulator: MAPPPNLARRRALTDGALRVLAATGLHGFSHRAVDTAADLPAGTAANYFGSRDALLAAAAERVLELHEEDMAAAHGLVVGPVDREGLIGLLAMSLEMSAKLHRDRYLAVYELTLESTRRPALRATFDAIRDAAIEFTCEQHRALGLATSRQDVETLITLYGGALFTLITGQAGEHGKDGEPDTATCTALARTMVAGISS, encoded by the coding sequence ATGGCTCCCCCTCCGAACCTGGCCCGGCGCCGCGCCCTGACCGACGGCGCGCTGCGCGTGCTGGCCGCCACCGGCCTGCACGGCTTCAGCCACCGCGCCGTGGACACCGCCGCCGACCTGCCCGCCGGCACCGCCGCCAACTACTTCGGCAGCCGCGACGCGCTGCTGGCGGCCGCCGCCGAGCGCGTGCTGGAACTGCACGAGGAGGACATGGCGGCCGCCCACGGCCTGGTCGTCGGTCCGGTCGACCGCGAGGGCCTGATCGGCCTGCTGGCGATGTCGCTGGAGATGTCGGCCAAGCTGCACCGCGACCGCTACCTGGCGGTCTACGAGCTCACCCTGGAATCCACACGCCGCCCGGCCTTGCGGGCGACGTTCGACGCCATCCGGGACGCGGCGATCGAGTTCACCTGCGAGCAGCACCGGGCCCTGGGCCTGGCCACCTCGCGCCAGGACGTGGAGACCCTGATCACGCTGTACGGCGGCGCGCTGTTCACCCTGATCACCGGCCAGGCCGGCGAGCACGGCAAGGACGGCGAGCCCGACACCGCGACCTGCACCGCGCTGGCCCGCACGATGGTCGCGGGCATCTCGTCGTAG
- a CDS encoding DUF2178 domain-containing protein — protein sequence MSTDADTDAGGGREENCGRGRKSRGGPWTVPVTAAVLGGAYLAIYLGHHDVAMAVSGLVIMLGYAAVLVLGSRRSEAVALLRGESGDERRRSIEQRAAALTMYVMTLVLVVGGLIALIRGKDTSTWTTLCAVLGGTYLLSTFVLTRRG from the coding sequence ATGTCGACGGATGCTGACACGGACGCCGGCGGGGGCCGGGAAGAGAACTGCGGCCGGGGCCGCAAGAGCCGGGGCGGACCGTGGACGGTGCCGGTGACGGCCGCCGTGCTGGGCGGTGCGTACCTGGCGATCTACCTGGGCCACCACGACGTGGCGATGGCCGTCTCGGGCCTGGTGATCATGCTCGGCTACGCGGCGGTCCTGGTCCTGGGCTCGCGCCGCTCGGAGGCGGTGGCCCTGCTGCGCGGGGAGAGCGGGGACGAGCGGCGGCGGTCGATCGAGCAGCGCGCGGCGGCGCTGACCATGTACGTGATGACCCTGGTGCTGGTCGTCGGCGGTCTGATCGCGCTGATCCGCGGCAAGGACACGTCGACGTGGACGACGTTGTGCGCGGTGCTGGGCGGCACGTACCTGCTGTCCACGTTCGTCCTGACCCGGCGCGGCTGA
- a CDS encoding FAD-dependent oxidoreductase, with the protein MRVVVIGAGIGGLAATRALIADGHEVACYERAEALRTSGSALTLWSNGTAVLHALGVPYDDLGAPIDYLAMLRGSDARMLMDIDCTRAAARYGYPHRSTPRRDLIRRLADGLPEGTLHFGRRAVSIDQDPGSAEVRFADGTAASADLVIGADGSRSVVRDLVYGADPTRPAGWATWQGLTPVDVETTHSRRGLMIVGREGFCGLMPAGNGLLQWWFDRPWNAEDPQPPSVTAMLKERFGHWASPVAETLAAADDSQIEFFAHRRQKVTRGWSRGRVVLLGDAAHTMPPTVAQGANQALEDGWALARGLRLKEGDLPAGLAEYERSRLKGARLTQMVAGSEVTDKYRPGAGLLTPNALISWFYTRWLKMISTILNQ; encoded by the coding sequence ATGCGTGTGGTGGTCATCGGAGCCGGGATCGGCGGTCTGGCCGCGACCCGGGCACTGATCGCGGACGGACACGAGGTGGCGTGCTACGAACGGGCCGAGGCGCTGCGTACGTCGGGCTCGGCACTGACACTGTGGAGCAATGGCACGGCGGTGCTGCACGCGCTCGGTGTGCCGTACGACGACCTCGGCGCGCCGATCGACTATCTGGCGATGCTGCGCGGCAGCGACGCCCGGATGCTGATGGACATCGACTGCACGCGGGCGGCGGCGCGCTACGGCTACCCGCACCGCTCGACGCCGCGCCGCGACCTCATCCGGCGCCTGGCCGACGGCCTCCCGGAGGGCACGCTGCACTTCGGGCGCCGCGCGGTCTCGATCGACCAGGATCCCGGCTCGGCCGAGGTGCGCTTCGCCGACGGCACGGCGGCGTCGGCGGACCTGGTGATCGGCGCGGACGGCTCGCGCTCCGTGGTGCGCGACCTGGTGTACGGCGCGGACCCGACCCGGCCCGCGGGCTGGGCGACCTGGCAGGGGCTGACGCCGGTCGACGTGGAGACCACGCATTCCCGGCGCGGCCTGATGATCGTCGGCCGCGAGGGATTCTGCGGCCTGATGCCGGCCGGCAACGGCTTGCTGCAGTGGTGGTTCGACCGGCCGTGGAACGCCGAGGACCCGCAGCCGCCCTCGGTCACGGCCATGCTGAAGGAGCGCTTCGGCCACTGGGCCTCCCCGGTCGCCGAGACCCTGGCCGCCGCCGACGACTCCCAGATCGAGTTCTTCGCGCACCGGCGGCAGAAGGTGACCCGCGGCTGGAGCCGCGGACGCGTGGTCCTGCTCGGCGACGCCGCGCACACGATGCCCCCGACGGTGGCTCAGGGCGCGAACCAGGCCCTGGAGGACGGCTGGGCCCTGGCGCGCGGGCTGCGTCTGAAGGAGGGCGACCTGCCGGCGGGCCTGGCCGAGTACGAACGCTCGCGCCTCAAGGGCGCGCGGCTGACGCAGATGGTGGCCGGATCGGAGGTGACTGACAAGTACCGGCCGGGTGCCGGGCTGCTCACTCCCAACGCGCTGATCAGCTGGTTCTACACCCGGTGGCTGAAGATGATCAGCACGATTCTCAACCAATAG
- a CDS encoding helix-turn-helix transcriptional regulator → MRNDMRALRQARGLSQQDLGQALGVSRQTVNAIEQNRYDPSLPLAIRIARYFGTTVEGMFHVDGC, encoded by the coding sequence ATGCGGAACGACATGCGGGCACTGCGACAGGCCAGGGGCCTGTCGCAGCAGGACCTGGGGCAGGCGCTCGGGGTCTCGCGGCAGACGGTCAACGCGATCGAGCAGAACCGCTACGACCCCTCGCTCCCCCTGGCGATCCGCATAGCGAGGTATTTCGGCACAACGGTGGAGGGGATGTTCCATGTCGACGGATGCTGA
- a CDS encoding nucleotidyltransferase domain-containing protein has protein sequence MTAEDVLELVALLRAAGADVWIGGGWGIDALVGDQTRPHRDVDLMHRLDQEPALVAALARAGFAETVDWRPVRFVMADARGREIDLHPLVFGEDGSASQASLEADRPFAYPASCFVTGVIAGTAVPCLSAEQQVYFHQGYEPAERDRHDMAQLRKAFGIATHF, from the coding sequence ATGACGGCCGAGGACGTACTGGAGCTCGTCGCCCTCCTGCGGGCGGCGGGCGCCGACGTCTGGATCGGCGGCGGCTGGGGCATCGACGCCCTGGTCGGCGACCAGACGCGCCCGCACCGCGACGTGGACCTGATGCACCGGCTCGATCAGGAGCCCGCGCTCGTGGCGGCCTTGGCGCGCGCGGGGTTCGCCGAGACGGTGGATTGGCGCCCGGTGCGGTTCGTGATGGCCGACGCACGGGGACGGGAGATCGATCTGCACCCGCTGGTCTTCGGCGAGGACGGGTCGGCGTCGCAGGCTTCGTTGGAGGCGGACCGGCCTTTTGCCTATCCGGCTTCGTGTTTCGTCACCGGCGTCATCGCGGGGACTGCGGTGCCCTGCCTGTCGGCCGAGCAGCAGGTCTACTTCCATCAGGGCTATGAGCCGGCCGAACGCGATCGGCACGATATGGCTCAGCTGCGCAAGGCTTTCGGGATCGCCACTCACTTCTGA
- a CDS encoding G1 family glutamic endopeptidase, whose translation MHTPTFPAPRRARLAAAALACAALTAGAGVTGAPAAAAHSRTPVSFGHHHRSVKNFQDSNWGGYVATGNFTSISGSWTEPQVTCNTSNDLYAPWVGIDGYGSESVEQTGVQTDCSSGSPVYSAWYEMYPAQPVYWNDPVSAGDSFTGSVSDDGTGNYTVTLTDNTAGWTESTQQQYNGQDASAEAVIESPTSSYPSFSEQDFSNVTVDGQPFDASNPQALTSGGYGPTALNNGSFAMVPGGGGNARRK comes from the coding sequence ATGCACACCCCCACCTTCCCGGCGCCCCGCCGCGCCCGCCTGGCCGCCGCCGCACTGGCCTGCGCGGCCCTCACCGCCGGCGCCGGCGTCACCGGCGCGCCCGCGGCGGCCGCGCACAGCCGGACGCCGGTGTCCTTCGGGCACCACCACCGGAGCGTGAAGAACTTCCAGGACAGCAACTGGGGCGGCTACGTCGCCACCGGCAACTTCACCAGCATCTCCGGATCCTGGACCGAGCCGCAGGTCACCTGCAACACCAGCAACGACCTGTACGCGCCGTGGGTCGGCATCGACGGCTACGGCTCGGAGAGCGTGGAGCAGACCGGCGTGCAGACCGACTGCTCCTCCGGCAGCCCGGTCTACTCGGCCTGGTACGAGATGTACCCGGCGCAGCCGGTGTACTGGAACGACCCGGTCTCGGCCGGCGACTCCTTCACCGGCAGCGTCTCCGACGACGGCACCGGCAACTACACCGTCACCCTGACCGACAACACCGCCGGCTGGACCGAGAGCACCCAGCAGCAGTACAACGGCCAGGACGCCAGCGCCGAGGCGGTCATCGAGTCGCCGACGTCGAGCTACCCGTCGTTCTCCGAGCAGGACTTCAGCAACGTGACCGTCGACGGCCAGCCCTTCGACGCCTCGAACCCGCAGGCGCTGACCAGCGGCGGCTACGGGCCCACGGCGCTGAACAACGGCTCCTTCGCGATGGTCCCCGGCGGTGGAGGCAACGCGCGCCGGAAGTAG
- the metH gene encoding methionine synthase translates to MASTAAPSAHAGNARIAALREALRTRVVVADGAMGTMLQAQNPTLDDFQGHEGCNEILNISRPDIVQAVHEEYFRAGVDCVETNTFGANHTNLGDYDISDRVFELSEAGARLAREVADGFATADKPRWVIGSIGPGTKLPSLGQIGYATLRDAYQAEAAGLIAGGADALLVETSQDLLQIKASVLGAKAAARAAGVDIPVWASAAFETTGTMLLGTEVGAALTALESLGIERIGLNCSTGPAEMSEHLRYLAKHSTIGLSCMPNAGLPVLTSDGAHYPLSPEELVDWHQRFVDQFGIALIGGCCGTTPEHLRQLVESLGGREVPQRDPKREPGASSLYQHVPFRQDISYLAIGERANTNGSKAFREALLAENWDACVEIARNQIRDGAHMLDLCVDYVGRDGVEDMKQVASRFATASTLPIVLDSTEPQVLQAGLETLGGRAVINSVNYEDGDAPDSRFARIMELVSSHGAGVIALTIDEQGQARTAEHKVAIAERLIEDITANWGVPEDSILVDCLTFTICTGQEESRRDGLETIEGIRELKRRHPDVQTTLGLSNISFGLNPAARQVLNSVFLHECVEAGLDSAIVHASKILPIARIPEEQRKVALDLVYDRRAEGYDPLTRLLELFEGVDAASLKASRADELAALPLNERLKRRIIDGERKGLEADLDSALEERPALEIVNEVLLDGMKTVGELFGSGEMQLPFVLQSAETMKAAVAHLEPHMEKSDSTGKGTIVLATVKGDVHDIGKNLVDIILSNNGYNVVNLGIKQPLQTILDAAEEHTADAIGMSGLLVKSTVVMKENLEEMNTRGVAGRWPVLLGGAALTRAYVEQDLAELYDGEVRYARDAFEGLNLMDAVAAVKAGVPGASLPALRPRRVKASGPLRELPDEPIPARSDVALDNPIPAPPFWGDRMVKGIRLAEYAPYLDERALFLGQWGLKPGRGSGGRSYEELVETEGRPRLRMWLERLQTENLLDAAVVYGYFPAVSKGDSLLILDESGDQRTSFTFPRQRRDRHLCLSDFWRPQESGEVDVAPFQLVTVGARIAEATAELFAANSYREYMELHGLSVQLAEALAEYWHARVRDELGFAAEDPDSTEGLFKVEYRGCRYSFGYPACPDLEDRTKIVELLKPERINVRLSEEYQLHPEQSTDAIVAHHPEASYFNAG, encoded by the coding sequence ATGGCCTCGACCGCCGCCCCTTCCGCGCACGCCGGAAACGCCCGGATCGCCGCACTCCGTGAAGCACTCCGGACCAGGGTGGTGGTGGCCGACGGGGCCATGGGCACCATGCTGCAGGCGCAGAACCCGACGCTGGACGACTTCCAGGGCCACGAGGGCTGCAACGAGATCCTCAACATCTCCCGCCCGGACATCGTGCAGGCCGTGCACGAAGAGTACTTCCGCGCCGGCGTGGACTGCGTGGAGACCAACACCTTCGGCGCCAACCACACCAACCTCGGCGACTACGACATCTCCGACCGCGTCTTCGAGCTCTCCGAAGCCGGGGCCCGGCTGGCCCGCGAGGTCGCCGACGGCTTCGCCACCGCCGACAAGCCGCGCTGGGTGATCGGCTCGATCGGCCCGGGCACCAAGCTGCCGTCCCTGGGCCAGATCGGCTACGCCACGCTGCGCGACGCCTACCAAGCCGAGGCCGCCGGGCTCATCGCCGGCGGCGCCGACGCGCTGCTGGTGGAGACCAGCCAGGACCTGCTGCAGATCAAGGCCTCGGTGCTGGGCGCCAAGGCGGCGGCGCGCGCGGCCGGGGTCGACATCCCGGTGTGGGCCTCGGCGGCCTTTGAGACCACCGGCACGATGCTGCTGGGCACCGAGGTCGGCGCGGCGCTGACCGCGCTGGAGTCCCTGGGCATCGAGCGCATCGGCCTGAACTGCTCCACCGGCCCGGCCGAGATGAGCGAGCACCTGCGCTACCTGGCCAAGCACTCCACGATCGGCCTGTCCTGCATGCCCAACGCCGGCCTGCCGGTGCTGACCTCCGACGGCGCGCACTACCCGCTGAGCCCCGAGGAACTCGTCGACTGGCACCAGCGCTTCGTCGACCAGTTCGGCATCGCGCTGATCGGAGGCTGCTGCGGCACCACGCCGGAGCACCTGCGCCAGCTGGTCGAGAGCCTCGGCGGACGCGAGGTGCCGCAGCGCGACCCCAAGCGCGAGCCGGGGGCCTCCTCGCTGTACCAGCACGTGCCGTTCCGGCAGGACATCAGCTACCTGGCGATCGGCGAGCGCGCCAACACCAACGGCTCCAAGGCGTTCCGCGAGGCGCTGCTGGCCGAGAACTGGGACGCGTGCGTGGAGATCGCCCGCAACCAGATCCGCGACGGCGCGCACATGCTCGACCTCTGCGTCGACTACGTGGGCCGGGACGGCGTCGAGGACATGAAGCAGGTCGCCAGCCGGTTCGCGACCGCCTCCACGCTGCCGATCGTGCTGGACTCCACCGAGCCGCAGGTGTTGCAGGCCGGGCTGGAGACCCTCGGCGGCCGCGCGGTCATCAACTCGGTGAACTACGAGGACGGCGACGCCCCGGACTCCCGCTTCGCGCGGATCATGGAGCTGGTGTCCTCGCACGGCGCCGGCGTCATCGCCCTGACCATCGACGAACAGGGCCAGGCCCGCACCGCCGAGCACAAGGTGGCGATCGCCGAGCGGCTGATCGAGGACATCACGGCGAACTGGGGCGTGCCGGAGGACTCGATCCTCGTGGACTGTCTCACCTTCACGATCTGTACCGGGCAGGAGGAGTCGCGCCGCGACGGCCTGGAGACCATCGAGGGCATCCGGGAGCTCAAGCGCCGGCACCCGGACGTGCAGACCACGCTGGGCCTGTCGAACATCTCCTTCGGCCTGAACCCGGCCGCGCGCCAGGTGCTGAACTCGGTGTTCCTGCACGAGTGCGTCGAGGCCGGCCTGGACTCGGCGATCGTGCACGCCTCCAAGATCCTGCCCATCGCCCGCATCCCGGAGGAGCAGCGCAAGGTCGCCCTGGACCTGGTCTATGACCGGCGCGCCGAGGGCTACGACCCGCTGACCCGGCTGCTGGAGCTGTTCGAGGGCGTGGACGCGGCCTCGCTGAAGGCCTCCCGCGCCGACGAGCTGGCCGCGCTGCCGCTGAACGAGCGGCTCAAGCGCCGCATCATCGACGGCGAGCGCAAGGGCCTGGAGGCCGACCTGGATTCGGCGCTGGAGGAGCGCCCCGCCCTGGAGATCGTCAACGAGGTGCTGCTGGACGGCATGAAGACGGTCGGCGAGCTGTTCGGCTCCGGCGAGATGCAGCTGCCGTTCGTGCTGCAGAGCGCGGAGACCATGAAGGCGGCGGTGGCCCACCTGGAGCCGCACATGGAGAAGTCGGACTCCACCGGCAAGGGCACGATCGTGCTGGCCACGGTGAAGGGCGACGTCCACGACATCGGCAAGAACCTGGTCGACATCATCTTGTCCAACAACGGCTACAACGTGGTCAACCTCGGCATCAAGCAGCCGCTCCAGACGATCCTGGACGCCGCCGAGGAGCACACCGCCGACGCCATCGGCATGTCGGGGCTGCTGGTGAAGTCCACGGTGGTGATGAAGGAGAACCTGGAGGAGATGAACACCCGCGGCGTGGCCGGCCGCTGGCCGGTGCTGCTCGGCGGCGCGGCGCTGACCCGGGCCTACGTCGAGCAGGACCTCGCCGAGCTCTACGACGGCGAGGTGCGCTACGCGCGCGACGCCTTCGAGGGCCTGAACCTGATGGACGCCGTCGCGGCGGTGAAGGCCGGCGTGCCCGGGGCCTCGCTGCCGGCGCTGCGTCCCCGGCGGGTGAAGGCCTCCGGGCCGCTGCGCGAGCTCCCGGACGAGCCGATCCCGGCACGCTCCGACGTGGCGCTGGACAACCCGATCCCGGCGCCGCCGTTCTGGGGCGACCGCATGGTGAAGGGCATCCGGCTGGCGGAGTACGCGCCCTACCTCGACGAGCGCGCGCTGTTCCTGGGCCAGTGGGGGCTCAAGCCCGGACGCGGCTCCGGCGGGCGCTCGTACGAGGAACTGGTCGAGACCGAGGGCCGCCCGCGCCTGCGCATGTGGCTGGAGCGCCTGCAGACCGAGAACCTGCTGGACGCGGCCGTGGTCTACGGCTACTTCCCGGCGGTGAGCAAGGGCGACAGCCTGCTGATCCTCGACGAGAGCGGCGACCAGCGCACCAGCTTCACCTTCCCGCGCCAGCGCCGCGACCGCCACCTGTGCCTGTCCGACTTCTGGCGCCCGCAGGAATCCGGCGAGGTGGACGTGGCCCCGTTCCAGCTGGTGACGGTCGGCGCCCGCATCGCCGAGGCGACGGCGGAGCTGTTCGCGGCCAACTCCTACCGCGAGTACATGGAGCTCCACGGCCTGTCCGTCCAGCTCGCCGAGGCCCTGGCCGAGTACTGGCACGCGCGCGTGCGCGACGAACTGGGCTTCGCCGCGGAGGACCCGGACTCGACCGAGGGGCTGTTCAAGGTGGAGTACCGCGGGTGCCGGTACTCGTTCGGGTACCCGGCGTGCCCGGACCTTGAGGACCGGACGAAGATCGTGGAGCTGCTGAAGCCGGAGCGGATCAACGTGCGGCTGTCGGAGGAGTACCAGCTGCACCCGGAGCAGTCGACGGACGCGATCGTGGCGCACCACCCCGAGGCCTCTTACTTCAACGCGGGGTGA